One Acetoanaerobium noterae genomic region harbors:
- the guaA gene encoding glutamine-hydrolyzing GMP synthase — protein MKHETVLIIDFGGQYNQLIARRVREAKVYCEIVPYKKAMNKIKEVKPEGIIFTGGPSSVNDPGAPDIEAEIFDLGIPILGICYGAQLTAKVLGGSVTKPEKREYGKTEINYAGGKLFKDVDKSNICWMSHTDQIDKLPEGFTITAATHDCPVAAMENVDKKLYALQFHPEVEHTVQGYKIIRNFLFEVCALSGDFTSDSFIDDKVRLIRQQVGDKKTLCALSGGVDSSVAAVLVHKAIGDNLTCIFVDHGLLRKNEGDDVERIFRDEFSMNLIRVNAQERFLSKLAGVTDPERKRKIIGEEFIRVFEEESKKLGDVEFLVQGTIYPDVIESGTDEAAVIKSHHNVGGLPEDMKLSLVEPLRELFKDEVRNVGLELGIPEYLIFRHPFPGPGLGIRVLGEVTEEKCDILREADAIYREELEKAGLGRKIWQAFATLPDVKTVGVMGDERTYSYMVGLRAITSTDGMTGEFYPIPYEVLGTISTRIVNEVKGVNRVVYDVTGKPPATIEWE, from the coding sequence ATGAAACACGAAACAGTACTAATAATAGATTTTGGTGGACAGTACAACCAGCTTATAGCGAGAAGAGTTAGAGAAGCAAAAGTATACTGTGAAATCGTACCCTACAAAAAAGCAATGAATAAAATAAAGGAAGTTAAGCCTGAAGGAATCATCTTTACTGGAGGACCATCTAGTGTAAATGATCCTGGAGCTCCAGATATCGAAGCAGAAATATTTGACCTAGGCATTCCTATACTTGGAATCTGCTATGGAGCACAGCTTACAGCAAAAGTTCTAGGTGGAAGCGTAACAAAACCAGAAAAAAGAGAATACGGAAAAACAGAGATAAACTATGCTGGTGGAAAATTATTTAAAGATGTTGATAAATCAAACATCTGCTGGATGAGTCACACAGACCAGATAGATAAGCTTCCAGAAGGCTTCACAATTACAGCGGCTACACATGACTGCCCAGTAGCAGCAATGGAAAATGTAGACAAAAAACTATATGCACTTCAGTTTCATCCAGAAGTAGAGCATACAGTACAGGGCTACAAAATAATTCGTAATTTCCTATTTGAAGTATGCGCTTTGTCTGGCGATTTTACTTCAGACTCCTTCATAGATGATAAAGTAAGGCTCATAAGACAGCAGGTGGGAGATAAAAAAACCCTTTGCGCCCTTAGTGGAGGGGTTGATTCCTCTGTGGCAGCAGTTCTCGTACATAAAGCCATAGGGGATAACCTCACCTGTATATTCGTAGACCATGGTCTACTTAGAAAAAATGAAGGTGATGATGTAGAGAGAATATTTAGAGATGAATTCTCTATGAATCTAATCAGAGTAAATGCTCAGGAAAGATTCCTTTCAAAGCTGGCTGGAGTAACTGACCCAGAAAGAAAAAGAAAAATTATTGGAGAAGAATTCATAAGAGTATTTGAAGAGGAATCTAAAAAGCTAGGGGACGTAGAGTTTCTAGTACAAGGGACAATCTACCCAGACGTAATAGAAAGTGGAACAGATGAAGCAGCTGTAATCAAGAGCCACCACAATGTTGGAGGGCTTCCTGAAGACATGAAGCTGAGCCTAGTTGAGCCACTTAGAGAGCTTTTCAAAGACGAAGTTAGAAATGTTGGACTAGAGCTAGGAATTCCTGAATACCTTATATTTAGACATCCATTCCCAGGACCAGGACTAGGAATCAGAGTACTTGGAGAAGTAACTGAGGAAAAATGCGACATACTAAGAGAAGCTGATGCTATATATAGAGAAGAACTAGAAAAAGCTGGTCTAGGAAGAAAAATTTGGCAAGCATTTGCAACACTTCCAGATGTAAAAACCGTAGGAGTAATGGGAGATGAGCGTACCTACTCATATATGGTAGGCCTAAGAGCAATCACCTCAACTGATGGAATGACAGGAGAATTTTATCCTATCCCATATGAAGTGCTAGGAACCATATCAACTAGAATAGTAAACGAAGTAAAAGGCGTAAATAGAGTAGTCTATGACGTAACAGGAAAACCACCAGCGACAATTGAGTGGGAATAA
- a CDS encoding type IV toxin-antitoxin system AbiEi family antitoxin domain-containing protein, with protein sequence MDYHKLLETLLREKEGMLLTKDIIEAGISKQLLSKYVKKGYIERVTQGVYLSKDAFEDAMYVLQARSKKAIFSHETALYLHDLTDRDPLQYTVTLPSGYNASNFKNDGIYVYFIKNDLLNLGVEYGKTPFGRNIRVYNKERTICDIVRNRNVIDSAIINEGIRRYLSEKEKDIPKLLQYAEKFRVEKIIRQYVEVLI encoded by the coding sequence ATGGATTATCATAAACTTTTAGAAACTTTACTTCGTGAAAAAGAAGGAATGCTTTTAACTAAAGATATAATAGAAGCTGGAATTTCAAAACAGTTATTAAGCAAATATGTAAAAAAAGGATATATAGAAAGAGTTACTCAAGGAGTGTATTTATCTAAAGATGCATTTGAAGATGCGATGTATGTTTTACAAGCGAGAAGTAAAAAGGCTATTTTTTCACACGAGACAGCACTTTATTTACATGATTTAACCGATAGAGACCCTTTACAGTATACAGTTACTTTACCATCAGGATACAATGCCTCCAATTTTAAAAATGATGGTATTTATGTATATTTTATAAAAAATGATCTATTGAATCTAGGTGTAGAATATGGGAAAACCCCATTTGGGAGAAATATTCGAGTCTATAATAAAGAACGTACTATTTGCGATATCGTAAGGAACCGAAATGTTATTGATTCTGCGATTATCAATGAAGGAATTAGAAGATATTTATCGGAGAAAGAAAAAGATATCCCAAAACTATTACAATATGCAGAAAAATTTAGAGTAGAGAAGATAATTAGGCAATATGTGGAGGTTTTGATATGA
- a CDS encoding nucleotidyl transferase AbiEii/AbiGii toxin family protein, translating to MRTLRQIKDLINNIAKKKSINPQILLRNYMMERLLERIALSNYKENFILKGGMLISSLIGVESRSTVDMDTTMKNKAVTIDSIKLTFEDIITIDTGDGVKFEIKKVEEIRDEADYPGFRVSIDAILENAKIPIKVDITTGDEITPKEILHMYQLLLEDREIEILSYNIETILAEKLETIITRSTANTRMRDFYDVHILYQLQRDSIDLIVLKEALIGTGKKRGTFHVIKKGYDIIEGVFSNENMALSWKKYQKKYSYASDISWEQIGISIRKLWKSID from the coding sequence ATGAGGACATTAAGGCAAATTAAAGATTTGATTAATAATATAGCCAAGAAGAAAAGCATAAATCCTCAAATACTACTTAGAAATTATATGATGGAAAGACTTCTTGAAAGAATTGCTTTATCAAATTATAAAGAAAACTTTATTTTAAAAGGTGGCATGCTTATTAGCTCACTTATTGGTGTAGAAAGTCGTTCAACAGTAGATATGGATACTACAATGAAAAATAAAGCAGTAACTATTGATTCAATTAAGTTAACGTTTGAGGATATTATTACTATTGATACTGGAGATGGAGTTAAATTTGAAATAAAGAAGGTTGAAGAAATAAGAGATGAAGCAGATTATCCAGGTTTTAGGGTATCAATTGATGCAATACTTGAAAATGCTAAAATTCCAATTAAAGTTGATATTACTACAGGTGATGAAATAACGCCGAAAGAGATTTTGCATATGTATCAACTGTTATTAGAAGATAGAGAAATTGAGATTCTAAGCTATAATATAGAAACAATTCTTGCTGAGAAATTAGAAACAATTATTACACGATCTACAGCTAATACAAGAATGAGAGATTTCTATGATGTTCATATATTGTACCAGCTTCAAAGGGATTCAATTGATTTAATTGTTTTAAAAGAAGCTCTTATAGGAACAGGGAAAAAGCGTGGAACATTTCATGTTATTAAAAAAGGTTATGATATTATTGAAGGTGTGTTTTCCAATGAAAATATGGCTTTGAGTTGGAAAAAGTATCAAAAGAAGTATTCTTATGCATCTGATATTAGTTGGGAACAAATTGGTATTTCAATTAGGAAGCTTTGGAAATCGATTGATTAA